Proteins encoded in a region of the Trypanosoma brucei gambiense DAL972 chromosome 4, complete sequence genome:
- a CDS encoding chaperone protein DNAj, putative: MTTYGHRPEHMLHAWRTLGLRANPTYEEIRAAYRRLAFATHPDRSNEPGTKERFQKLQAAYEAAVENCRRMAALGGYRLSGDAANFDWRAEVARVREAWARKHGLGSDAAEEEEEETTARKKRQQTKTAAKGTKTAKPASASAAPDFSGTNSPTPARGRKKASPRNSRRQQKRGSATTSRWSKPVANKKGKPKPPFTLFSSPRSPPPPASRGADGVVGENKSLNTSRAGSPGATTSHTSERRAQVVRRRRRCFLSNEDKMICRLMAVEAARRLALYVFEGATRRIISQMLAEVRIRCAIKQFEDLAWKKLVKYVQLGPNDALVRHKGKRRIVA, from the coding sequence ATGACAACATATGGTCACCGTCCTGAACACATGTTGCACGCATGGCGTACATTAGGCCTCCGCGCGAATCCCACATACGAGGAGATACGCGCTGCTTACCGTAGACTTGCTTTCGCCACTCACCCCGATCGCTCAAATGAGCCTGGCACGAAGGAACGCTTCCAAAAGTTGCAAGCGGCTTACGAAGCAGCAGTGGAGAATTGCAGACGTATGGCAGCCTTAGGAGGGTACAGGCTTAGTGGTGATGCTGCAAACTTTGACTGGCGGGCTGAGGTTGCTCGTGTGCGGGAAGCGTGGGCGCGGAAACACGGTTTAGGGTCAGATGCTgcggaagaagaggaagaggaaaccacggcaagaaaaaaaaggcagcagactaaaacagcagcgaaaggaacaaaaacggCAAAGCCGGCGTCGGCGTCGGCGGCACCGGATTTCTCCGGGACAAACTCCCCCACCCCAGCGAGGGGCCGCAAGAAGGCCTCACCACGAAACAGCAGGCGACAACAGAAACGTGGGAGCGCGACGACTTCACGCTGGTCGAAGCCTGttgcaaacaaaaagggtaAGCCGAAACCGCCCTTTactctcttttcttcgccACGTAGTCCCCCGCCACCCGCAAGCAGAGGTGCTGATGGAGTGGTGGGAGAAAATAAGTCGTTAAACACCTCTCGAGCGGGTTCCCCCGGCGCCACAACATCGCACACATCAGAGAGGCGCGCACAAGTCGTGAGGAGGCGCCGTCGCTGTTTCCTGTCAAATGAGGACAAAATGATTTGCCGTCTAATGGCGGTTGAGGCAGCGCGGCGCTTAGCGTTGTACGTTTTTGAAGGGGCAACACGACGAATCATATCACAAATGCTCGCAGAAGTGCGAATTCGCTGTGCTATAAAGCAATTTGAGGATCTGGCATGGAAAAAATTAGTCAAATACGTGCAGCTTGGACCTAACGACGCCCTTGTGCGTCACAAGGGTAAGCGGCGAATTGTGGCATAG